The following coding sequences lie in one Candidatus Krumholzibacteriia bacterium genomic window:
- the ligA gene encoding NAD-dependent DNA ligase LigA, producing MSTRKQVREAVDSMSRSEARSRAEELRDEISHHDHRYYVLNDPEISDAQYDELMAELEAIEEAHPDLVTDDSPTQRVGAPPREELGTVDHAAPMMSLRAVDDEDAFRHFVDTCKEELGVRELPLVAEPKYDGLSVELVYDDGHLARASTRGDGSTGEDVTANVRTIRQVVLRLQPEGVRMPKHLVVRGEVYMDKQDFDDFNRAQEDAGRKTFANPRNAAAGSLRQLDSDVTAQRPLKVVFYEIMESSRRGPSTHWECLRLMRDLGLRTDDRVRRLEDPDDGVDRYHELRDEREDLPYEIDGCVFKVDDLSDHDELGTRASNPRWAIAWKFPSRRRVTRIEHIEAQVGRTGALTPVAKLEPVHIGGVEVSSVSLHNQDQIDEKDIRIGDHVLVERAGDVIPHVVEVVKSKRNGHEERYHLPRTCPACGHEVVRPEGEAVTRCPNVSCPAQLRATIQHFGSKEALDIDGLGERLVEQLVDAGLVSSPADLFTLDVDDVAALEGHGRKSAENLVRAIESAKDDVTLPRLVHALGIPHVGRAMADELARAFGSLDALRAADRGDMMGVEGMGPVVAASIEEWFANEANGELLDALDRHGLVPETVPRGHRLEGRTVVLTGSLDSMTRDEAEEAVRMQGGRARSSVSSETDLLVVGKDPGDTKTRDAEEHDVETLDEPQFLERLGRARKAEG from the coding sequence ATGAGCACCAGGAAGCAGGTCCGCGAAGCGGTCGATTCCATGAGCCGATCCGAGGCGCGGTCGCGGGCCGAGGAACTGCGCGACGAGATCAGTCACCATGATCACCGCTACTACGTGCTGAACGACCCCGAGATCTCCGATGCCCAGTACGACGAGTTGATGGCCGAACTCGAGGCGATCGAGGAAGCGCACCCCGATCTGGTGACCGACGACAGTCCCACCCAGCGCGTGGGAGCTCCTCCGCGCGAGGAACTGGGAACGGTCGATCACGCGGCGCCCATGATGAGCCTCCGCGCCGTCGACGACGAAGACGCCTTCCGACACTTCGTCGACACCTGCAAGGAGGAGCTGGGCGTTCGCGAGCTCCCCCTGGTGGCCGAACCGAAGTACGACGGGCTGAGTGTCGAGCTCGTGTACGACGACGGTCACCTCGCACGCGCGTCGACCCGTGGTGACGGTTCCACGGGGGAAGACGTCACGGCGAACGTCCGCACCATCCGGCAGGTCGTCCTGCGCCTGCAGCCGGAGGGCGTGCGCATGCCGAAGCATCTGGTGGTGCGTGGCGAGGTGTACATGGACAAGCAGGACTTCGACGACTTCAATCGCGCGCAGGAGGACGCCGGCCGCAAGACCTTCGCCAATCCGCGCAACGCGGCGGCCGGGAGCCTGCGTCAGCTCGACTCCGACGTCACGGCGCAGCGTCCCCTGAAGGTCGTCTTCTACGAGATCATGGAGTCCTCGCGCCGCGGCCCGTCGACGCACTGGGAGTGTCTGCGGCTGATGCGCGATCTGGGCCTGCGGACCGACGATCGGGTCCGGCGCCTCGAGGATCCGGACGACGGGGTCGATCGGTATCACGAGCTGCGCGACGAACGCGAGGACCTGCCCTACGAGATCGACGGCTGCGTGTTCAAGGTCGACGACCTGTCCGACCACGACGAACTCGGGACGCGCGCGTCGAATCCGCGCTGGGCGATCGCGTGGAAATTCCCTTCGCGTCGGCGCGTGACCCGGATCGAGCACATCGAGGCCCAGGTCGGGCGGACCGGCGCCCTGACCCCGGTGGCGAAGCTCGAGCCCGTCCACATCGGCGGGGTCGAGGTCAGCAGCGTGAGCCTGCACAACCAGGATCAGATCGACGAGAAGGACATCCGGATCGGCGACCACGTCCTGGTCGAGCGTGCCGGCGACGTGATCCCACACGTCGTCGAGGTCGTGAAGAGCAAGCGGAACGGTCACGAGGAGCGCTATCACCTGCCCCGCACGTGTCCGGCCTGCGGCCACGAGGTCGTGCGGCCCGAGGGCGAGGCCGTGACCCGCTGCCCGAACGTGTCGTGCCCGGCCCAGCTCCGGGCGACCATCCAGCACTTCGGGAGCAAGGAGGCCCTGGACATCGACGGCCTGGGCGAGCGGCTCGTCGAACAGCTGGTCGACGCTGGGTTGGTGTCGAGTCCGGCCGACCTGTTCACGCTCGACGTCGACGACGTGGCCGCCCTCGAGGGTCACGGTCGGAAGAGCGCCGAGAATCTGGTCCGGGCCATCGAGTCGGCGAAGGACGACGTGACCCTGCCGCGTCTCGTCCACGCGCTGGGGATCCCGCACGTGGGCAGGGCGATGGCCGACGAACTGGCCCGGGCCTTCGGGTCGCTCGACGCGCTGCGCGCGGCCGATCGTGGCGACATGATGGGGGTCGAGGGGATGGGTCCGGTGGTCGCCGCGTCGATCGAGGAGTGGTTCGCGAACGAGGCCAACGGGGAACTCCTCGATGCTCTCGATCGCCACGGTCTGGTGCCGGAGACGGTGCCGCGCGGGCACCGTCTCGAGGGACGCACGGTGGTCCTCACCGGGTCGCTCGACAGCATGACCCGCGACGAGGCCGAAGAGGCCGTCCGTATGCAGGGCGGGCGGGCCCGCTCGAGCGTGTCGAGCGAGACCGACTTGCTGGTGGTGGGCAAGGACCCCGGCGACACGAAGACGCGAGACGCCGAGGAGCACGACGTGGAGACGCTCGACGAACCGCAGTTCCTCGAGCGGCTCGGTCGCGCCCGGAAGGCCGAAGGCTGA
- the polX gene encoding DNA polymerase/3'-5' exonuclease PolX: MENARIADRLDEIADLIELEEGSRFRVRSFRGAARTVRSHSRPLEDMVGEGADLTELPSVGSSSAEAIAQIVETGTCDRLERLRSEVPSGTAELMRVPGLGPQRAMQIHRALGVDDLDELRDAAEAHRVRDLEGMGAKSEEKILDGLETLERTAGRMLAHDAADRLRGIGAHLDALDALDRWQVAGSLRRGRETVGDLDILVEASDRETALDAILDHDDIDEVISRGVERTSVRLESGLQIDFRFFEAKNFGAALLYFTGSKQHNIELRKRARKHDWKLSEYGLTKGDTVLAAHDEAAVYHRLGLAWIPPELREARGEIEAAENDELPALIEADDVRGDLHTHTNATDGTASIEDMAAAARERGYEYLAITDHSKRVSVAGGLDEKALRDHARRIRAIDDELDDLWLLAGVECDILKHGDLDLDLDLLAELDWVVASVHYDLGVGESKMTDRLVAAAESGVVHTIGHPTNRRIGSRDPVRFDLDTVVAACAENGVCLEINAQPERLDLPDTHVMAARHEGVRFTLGTDAHRPEGLDLMPGAIAVGRRGWLRARDVLNTLGPDDLRERMGRSGQ, translated from the coding sequence GTGGAGAACGCCCGCATCGCCGACCGTCTCGACGAGATCGCCGATCTGATCGAGCTCGAGGAGGGCAGCCGCTTCCGGGTGCGCTCGTTCCGCGGCGCAGCCCGGACGGTTCGCAGCCACTCGCGACCGCTCGAGGACATGGTCGGCGAAGGCGCCGATCTGACCGAGCTGCCGTCGGTCGGCAGCAGTTCGGCCGAGGCGATCGCGCAGATTGTGGAAACGGGCACCTGTGATCGGCTGGAACGACTGCGGAGCGAGGTTCCGTCGGGCACCGCGGAGCTCATGCGGGTCCCCGGCCTCGGACCACAGAGGGCCATGCAGATCCACCGTGCGCTCGGCGTGGACGACCTCGACGAGCTTCGGGACGCGGCCGAGGCCCACCGCGTGCGCGATCTCGAGGGCATGGGCGCGAAGTCCGAGGAGAAGATCCTCGACGGGCTCGAGACGCTCGAGCGCACGGCGGGACGCATGCTGGCCCACGATGCCGCCGATCGGCTCCGCGGCATCGGTGCGCACCTCGACGCCCTCGATGCTCTGGACCGCTGGCAAGTGGCGGGCAGTCTCCGTCGCGGCCGCGAGACCGTCGGCGACCTCGACATCCTCGTCGAGGCCTCCGACCGCGAAACAGCCCTGGACGCGATCCTGGATCACGACGACATCGACGAAGTGATCTCGCGCGGTGTCGAACGGACCTCGGTGCGACTCGAGTCGGGTCTGCAGATCGACTTCCGTTTCTTCGAAGCGAAGAACTTCGGCGCCGCTCTGCTCTACTTCACCGGTTCGAAGCAACACAACATCGAGCTGCGCAAGCGCGCGCGGAAGCACGACTGGAAGCTCAGCGAGTACGGTCTGACCAAGGGCGACACCGTGTTGGCCGCGCACGACGAGGCCGCGGTCTACCATCGTCTGGGCCTGGCGTGGATCCCGCCGGAACTCCGCGAGGCCCGCGGAGAGATCGAAGCGGCCGAGAACGACGAGCTGCCGGCGTTGATCGAGGCCGACGACGTCCGCGGCGACCTGCACACGCACACGAACGCGACCGACGGGACGGCCTCGATCGAGGACATGGCGGCCGCTGCGCGGGAGCGGGGGTACGAGTACCTGGCGATCACCGATCATTCGAAACGCGTGAGCGTCGCCGGTGGGCTCGACGAGAAAGCCCTACGCGACCACGCGCGCCGGATCCGCGCGATCGACGACGAGCTCGACGACCTGTGGCTGCTGGCCGGCGTCGAGTGCGACATCCTGAAGCACGGCGACCTCGATCTCGATCTCGACCTGCTGGCCGAACTCGACTGGGTCGTGGCCTCGGTCCACTACGATCTCGGCGTGGGCGAGTCGAAGATGACCGACCGCCTCGTCGCGGCGGCCGAGAGTGGTGTCGTCCACACCATCGGGCATCCCACGAACCGCCGGATCGGAAGCCGGGATCCGGTGCGCTTCGACCTCGACACGGTGGTCGCCGCCTGCGCCGAGAACGGGGTGTGCCTCGAGATCAACGCCCAACCCGAGCGCCTGGATCTTCCCGACACCCACGTGATGGCCGCGCGTCATGAGGGGGTCCGCTTCACGCTGGGCACCGACGCCCATCGCCCCGAGGGCCTCGACCTGATGCCCGGCGCGATCGCAGTGGGCCGGCGCGGCTGGCTGCGGGCCCGGGACGTGCTGAACACCCTGGGCCCGGACGACCTGCGCGAGCGGATGGGACGGAGCGGGCAATGA